From Glycine soja cultivar W05 chromosome 4, ASM419377v2, whole genome shotgun sequence, the proteins below share one genomic window:
- the LOC114409288 gene encoding probable mitochondrial adenine nucleotide transporter BTL3, which yields MAMQAGELCQHQSPHCPLIFFNPIPDFGSFSGGLFLEPKIPDSFVRSISLKIHSTPFSESNPRRHRRRVPAACFLSVSLPSANLVTEPKLQNGEHVSDQETTSNGVVLQRKVRVRGGNAVNTTKHLWAGAVAAMVSRTCVAPLERLKLEYIVRGEKRSIFELISKIASSQGLRGFWKGNLVNILRTAPFKAVNFCAYDTYRKQLLRFSGNEETTNFERFIAGAAAGITATIICLPLDTIRTKLVAPGGEALGGVIGAFRYMIRTEGFFSLYKGLVPSIISMAPSGAVFYGVYDILKSAYLHSPEGMKRIQNMHKQGQELSAFDQLELGPVRTLLNGAIAGACAEAATYPFEVVRRQLQLQVQATKLSSFATFAKIVEQGGIPALYAGLIPSLLQVLPSASISFFVYEFMKIVLKVE from the exons ATGGCAATGCAGGCAGGGGAACTCTGTCAGCACCAAAGTCCACATTGCCCTCTCATTTTCTTCAACCCGATTCCCGATTTTGGTTCCTTCAGCGGAGGGTTGTTTCTCGAGCCCAAAATCCCCGATTCCTTCGTTCGTTCCATTTCGCTGAAGATCCACTCCACTCCCTTTTCAGAATCCAATCCTCGCCGCCACCGGAGAAGGGTTCCGGCAGCGTGCTTTCTATCGGTGAGCTTGCCGAGTGCAAATCTCGTTACCGAACCCAAACTGCAAAATGGCGAACACGTGTCAGACCAGGAGACAACCTCAAACGGTGTCGTTCTGCAAAGAAAGGTTAGGGTACGAGGAGGCAATGCCGTCAACACCACCAAACATCTCTGGGCCGGTGCTGTAGCCGCTATGGTCTCTAG AACTTGTGTGGCTCCACTTGAAAGGCTTAAGTTGGAGTACATAGTCCGTGGTGAGAAGAGGAGCATATTCGAGCTTATTAGCAAAATTGCTTCTTCTCAAGGGTTGAGAGGATTTTGGAAAGGCAACCTTGTGAATATTCTGCGGACAGCTCCATTCAAAGCGGTTAATTTTTGTGCTTACGATACTTATAGAAAGCAGCTGCTTAGGTTTTCTGGGAATGAGGAAACTACCAATTTTGAGAGGTTTATTGCTGGTGCTGCTGCTGGGATTACTGCTACCATTATCTGCCTCCCTCTTGACACT ATCCGAACCAAGTTGGTGGCACCTGGTGGAGAAGCTTTGGGCGGTGTAATTGGTGCTTTCAGATACATGATTCGAACTGAAGGATTCTTTTCTCTTTACAAGGGTTTAGTACCATCAATTATAAGTATGGCACCTTCTGGGGCAGTTTTTTATGGTGTATATGATATACTGAAGTCAGCTTATCTGCATTCACCAGAAGGAATGAAGAGAATCCAGAATATGCATAAACAGGGTCAGGAACTGAGTGCCTTTGACCAACTTGAGTTGGGACCGGTAAGGACATTGTTGAATGGGGCTATTGCTGGTGCTTGTGCAGAAGCTGCTACATACCCATTTGAAGTGGTGAGAAGGCAACTTCAATTGCAAGTCCAGGCTACAAAATTAAGTTCTTTTGCAACATTTGCCAAAATAGTTGAACAGGGAGGCATTCCAGCTCTCTATGCAGGACTTATTCCCAGCTTATTACAG GTGCTTCCTTCAGCTTCCATAAGTTTCTTTGTCTATGAGTTCATGAAGATTGTTCTGAAAGTGGAGTAG
- the LOC114409289 gene encoding uncharacterized protein LOC114409289: MVSFHKALAESTPKPEIHAEFEASSKKRKWEEPLTEGFFKDQIEKRKSVFDIELHPETPFSSDKWRQYLTIQSGQIQLCNTRTTTENPKKSSEEPPSSHHMSLNLELNLTCESPRKKEEGYGYEMNEKKSSGSSPGGLSEREDLCKKDSDGKILSPSWLSSSEDDYKEMVATVCMRCHMLVMLCKSSPSCPNCKFMHPPDQNPSKFLKRRCSLFC, encoded by the exons ATGGTCTCGTTTCACAAGGCGCTGGCCGAGAGTACTCCAAAGCCAGAAATTCATGCAGAATTCGAAGcatcatcaaagaaaagaaagtgggaAGAGCCATTAACCGAAGGTTTCTTCAAGGATCAAATAGAGAAAAGGAAATCCGTCTTTGATATAGAGCTTCACCCTGAGACCCCTTTTTCTTCAGATAAATGGCGTCAATACCTCACTATTCAG TCAGGGCAGATACAGTTGTGTAACACAAGAACAACAACAGAGAACCCCAAAAAAAGCTCCGAAGAACCACCTTCTTCTCATCACATGAGTTTAAACCTTGAGCTAAATTTGACGTGTGAATCAccgaggaaaaaagaagaaggttaTGGTTATGAAATGAATGAGAAAAAGAGTTCTGGTTCTTCCCCTGGGGGTTTGAGTGAACGTGAGGATCTGTGTAAAAAAGATTCAGATGGTAAAATTCTTTCTCCCTCGTGGTTGTCATCATCTGAAGATGATTACAAAGAGATGGTTGCAACAGTTTGCATGCGCTGCCACATGTTGGTCATGCTATGCAAGTCATCTCCTTCATGTCCTAACTGCAAATTCATGCACCCACCAGATCAGAACCCTTCAAAATTCTTAAAGAGAAGATGCAGTCTCTTCTgctag